From a region of the Salinispira pacifica genome:
- a CDS encoding polysaccharide deacetylase family protein: MKSRIILTLLLAGACATLWGEVQFSNLTINSSNRTLFTAEVDAPEYRSYTTAFTAQITGEQGPWEMQQLSFYPERIDYLASSGQLQIHNRFGLFRSDANLEDISPLETYDSFVRGTDILTGKIHPVDVSPDGRYLVHFESTSPAYGNLVLTLLADNSRTVISRDVELNLDRLPVEWSPESDFFIYQKSGELYYFSIDQFESGRLLSENFRSIGPGRMANVSWGNENELYYISGRLVYQILGVEFFTRSLYQEFLKIGRIVGKIPFRFDSNFDSFWISPDGSQVLLDKGGRNLYLYFLETDDYDASTSPLELPYLYMPRNAGVEQVLWSSEGIVTILLEALYEGERSTSLYRLDLSRTRDVYSFQRMEASEVEAMVMSPDERQIALLHEDGIEIRDYAEWTEEERIPYTLPHHLIYVNNSELIIAGRDTIQRHNIKSGESDFIAFSRVDTIGYSSSNGEILVQTGDVTQAYDHETRRWFSREEYQVKEPEVATRDFRVYLESLSSGSYRNMIMVRRMARSSDSPGTVSLFDPPVRSYEPFPTREEEVSFTTFRHGSRIRRREVSLVFNAVDSVTGLSEILYTLEEYGIRATFFLNGDFMRRHPGAVREIARSNHEVGSLFNMYFNMSDSRFQITRDFIRQGLAKNEDAYFEMTGEELSLLWHAPYYYVSPEIIDAGEQMSYTYIGRDVDSLDWVPTRDDNGISRLYFPSAQLVERIIEQKKPGSIVSMTVGEPGDDRAHGGREDYLFNNLDILINNLLERGYSMVPVSTLMDHAK; the protein is encoded by the coding sequence TTGAAATCTCGAATAATTCTGACACTGTTGCTGGCAGGTGCGTGCGCGACCCTGTGGGGAGAAGTACAGTTCTCCAACCTGACGATCAACAGTTCCAATAGAACCCTTTTTACCGCAGAGGTGGATGCTCCCGAATACAGAAGCTATACCACGGCATTTACCGCACAGATTACCGGTGAACAGGGTCCCTGGGAGATGCAGCAGCTCAGTTTTTATCCCGAGCGAATAGATTATCTGGCAAGTTCCGGACAGCTGCAGATTCACAACCGTTTCGGTTTGTTCCGCTCCGATGCAAATCTGGAAGATATTTCTCCCCTGGAAACCTACGACAGTTTTGTGAGGGGAACGGACATCCTCACCGGGAAAATTCATCCCGTGGATGTGAGTCCCGACGGCCGCTACCTCGTCCATTTCGAATCCACCAGTCCCGCTTACGGCAATCTGGTTCTTACCCTTCTGGCGGACAATTCCCGGACAGTAATCAGCCGGGATGTTGAACTCAACCTTGATCGCCTGCCGGTTGAGTGGAGTCCCGAGTCCGATTTCTTTATTTATCAGAAATCCGGGGAGCTGTACTATTTCAGCATTGACCAATTTGAGAGCGGACGGCTTCTCAGTGAGAATTTCAGAAGCATCGGTCCCGGGAGAATGGCCAACGTCAGCTGGGGCAATGAAAACGAACTGTATTACATCAGCGGCAGACTGGTGTATCAGATTCTGGGAGTGGAGTTTTTCACCCGTTCGCTATACCAGGAATTTCTGAAAATCGGCCGAATCGTCGGGAAAATCCCCTTCCGCTTTGATTCCAATTTCGATTCATTCTGGATCTCCCCCGACGGAAGTCAGGTACTTCTGGATAAGGGCGGCAGAAATCTCTATCTGTATTTTCTTGAAACTGATGATTACGATGCCAGCACCAGCCCTCTGGAGCTGCCGTATCTGTATATGCCCCGGAATGCCGGGGTTGAGCAGGTACTGTGGTCAAGCGAAGGCATTGTGACCATACTGCTGGAAGCGTTGTATGAGGGTGAGAGAAGCACCAGTCTGTATCGACTTGATTTGAGCCGGACCAGGGATGTCTACAGTTTTCAGCGGATGGAGGCCTCGGAGGTGGAGGCCATGGTGATGAGCCCCGATGAGCGGCAGATCGCCCTGCTCCACGAAGACGGGATCGAAATCCGGGACTATGCTGAATGGACCGAAGAAGAGCGCATTCCCTACACTCTGCCCCACCACCTGATTTATGTGAACAACAGTGAATTGATTATCGCCGGCAGAGATACCATTCAGCGCCATAATATCAAGAGCGGAGAATCGGATTTTATTGCATTTTCCCGTGTTGATACCATCGGCTACAGCTCTTCCAATGGAGAGATTCTGGTGCAAACCGGTGATGTCACTCAGGCATATGACCACGAAACCCGACGCTGGTTCAGCCGGGAAGAATATCAGGTGAAAGAGCCTGAAGTTGCAACCCGGGATTTCAGGGTCTACCTGGAATCCCTCAGTTCCGGAAGTTACCGGAATATGATAATGGTTCGCCGAATGGCCAGGAGCAGCGATTCACCGGGCACGGTCAGCCTGTTTGATCCTCCGGTGAGGTCATACGAGCCCTTCCCCACCCGGGAGGAGGAGGTGAGCTTTACCACCTTCAGGCATGGTTCGCGCATCCGCAGGCGTGAGGTTTCCCTGGTGTTTAATGCCGTGGATTCGGTTACCGGCCTGTCGGAAATTCTCTACACCCTGGAAGAGTACGGTATCCGGGCTACCTTCTTTCTCAATGGCGATTTTATGCGGCGCCATCCCGGCGCAGTACGGGAAATTGCCAGGAGCAACCATGAAGTGGGCTCCCTGTTCAACATGTATTTCAATATGTCCGACTCCCGTTTTCAGATCACCAGGGACTTTATCCGCCAAGGGCTGGCAAAGAACGAGGATGCGTATTTTGAAATGACTGGTGAGGAACTGAGTTTGCTTTGGCACGCCCCGTATTATTACGTTAGTCCAGAGATAATAGATGCCGGTGAACAGATGAGTTACACATATATCGGGAGGGATGTGGACAGTCTTGACTGGGTGCCCACCCGTGACGATAATGGGATTTCGCGGCTTTACTTCCCATCTGCACAACTCGTTGAACGCATCATTGAACAGAAAAAACCCGGCTCAATCGTCTCCATGACTGTTGGTGAACCCGGGGATGATAGAGCTCACGGAGGAAGGGAGGATTATTTGTTTAATAATCTGGATATCCTCATCAATAATTTACTTGAACGTGGTTACAGTATGGTACCGGTTTCCACGCTTATGGATCATGCAAAATAA
- the fliS gene encoding flagellar export chaperone FliS, with protein MPMTNYQTNAYKETRVKTAGQGQIIVMLYDEAIKQIGYAVKLLDENSKELDKVNNAIMKARDIITELMVSLDMEQGGEFATRMFAVYQWFSEQLIQANLKKETQPLRQVKDMMSEIREAWNQIAGKTNVEGSDGRSGVNIAG; from the coding sequence ATGCCGATGACTAATTACCAGACCAATGCGTATAAGGAAACGAGGGTCAAGACCGCCGGTCAGGGTCAGATCATTGTTATGCTTTACGATGAAGCAATCAAACAGATCGGCTATGCAGTGAAGCTTCTGGATGAAAACTCCAAGGAGCTCGACAAGGTGAACAATGCAATCATGAAGGCCAGGGATATTATCACTGAGCTCATGGTTTCCCTGGATATGGAACAGGGGGGAGAGTTTGCAACCCGGATGTTTGCGGTGTATCAGTGGTTCAGTGAACAGCTGATTCAGGCCAATCTGAAAAAAGAAACCCAGCCCCTCAGACAGGTGAAGGATATGATGTCCGAGATTCGGGAAGCCTGGAATCAGATTGCAGGCAAAACCAACGTTGAGGGCAGCGACGGCCGTTCAGGAGTGAATATAGCCGGCTAA
- a CDS encoding GGDEF domain-containing protein, translated as MNITRTMKDLLYANRRNILIPGVVYALSGCVLLFYSFGGNRLFLSISLLTVGVLALIYPLIYRRMPVKHGMELSIQLSICFLMVLAATFGAGLLAPGITGLILYLTLMITVFLSIRLSDGLTAVLNLLSFGAVTVMLSLSPDPVPILHYVPFFLGSALSAAVGLRINEFQRQLSDTRRELIEQSIVDPLTDVYNRRFFIEELERSVQRHKRYGHKFCLAVIDLDHFREVNDQFGPQVGDSVLESYAWKILDLLRESDVVSRYGGDSFMVILSEVDMEQAVPVMERLRRYFSETPFQGIERRITCSIGVVPAQSELNTGQLLYQAEQKLMEARRAGRDAVVS; from the coding sequence ATGAACATCACCAGAACTATGAAAGATCTGCTCTATGCCAACCGCAGGAACATCCTGATCCCGGGAGTGGTGTATGCTTTGAGCGGATGTGTGCTCCTGTTCTACTCCTTTGGCGGTAACAGGCTGTTCCTTTCCATTTCACTCCTCACGGTGGGTGTTCTCGCCTTGATCTATCCTCTGATATACCGTCGGATGCCGGTGAAACACGGAATGGAATTGAGCATCCAGCTCTCCATCTGCTTTCTCATGGTGCTTGCTGCCACATTCGGAGCAGGTCTCCTGGCTCCCGGTATTACGGGGCTTATCCTCTACCTGACCCTCATGATTACCGTGTTCCTCAGCATCCGGCTCAGCGACGGGTTAACCGCAGTTCTGAATCTTCTGAGTTTCGGAGCCGTCACAGTGATGCTCAGTCTCTCCCCGGATCCGGTTCCGATTCTCCATTATGTTCCGTTTTTTCTGGGATCCGCCTTATCTGCCGCAGTTGGCCTGCGGATCAACGAATTTCAGCGGCAGCTCAGTGATACCAGACGTGAGCTTATTGAGCAAAGCATTGTTGATCCCTTAACAGATGTATACAACCGAAGGTTTTTCATTGAAGAGCTGGAACGGAGCGTTCAAAGACACAAGCGCTATGGTCATAAATTCTGCCTTGCGGTTATTGACCTGGATCATTTCCGGGAAGTGAATGATCAGTTTGGTCCTCAGGTGGGAGATTCGGTTCTGGAGTCCTATGCCTGGAAGATTCTCGATCTGCTGAGAGAGAGCGATGTGGTCTCCCGCTACGGCGGAGATTCGTTTATGGTGATACTCTCGGAAGTGGATATGGAACAGGCCGTTCCGGTCATGGAGCGTCTTCGCCGATATTTCTCGGAGACGCCGTTTCAGGGTATTGAGCGGAGGATCACCTGCAGCATCGGTGTGGTGCCCGCCCAATCAGAGTTGAACACCGGACAGCTTCTGTACCAGGCTGAGCAGAAGCTGATGGAAGCCAGACGGGCGGGCCGGGATGCGGTAGTATCCTGA